The following are encoded together in the Streptomyces rapamycinicus NRRL 5491 genome:
- a CDS encoding DUF7455 domain-containing protein encodes MTTVLTPASPLTAADRCDRCGAQAYLRVVLISGGELLFCAHHGRKFEPELKKIAAEIQDETERLTAAPASASEDER; translated from the coding sequence GTGACTACTGTTCTGACCCCCGCGAGCCCGTTGACGGCCGCTGACCGCTGCGATCGCTGCGGCGCCCAGGCGTACCTGCGCGTCGTGTTGATCAGCGGTGGTGAACTGCTCTTCTGTGCCCACCACGGGCGCAAGTTCGAGCCGGAACTCAAGAAGATCGCCGCGGAAATACAGGACGAGACCGAGCGACTCACGGCCGCTCCGGCGTCCGCGTCCGAAGACGAACGCTGA
- a CDS encoding DUF4192 domain-containing protein, producing the protein MTRHNEAAGLPGEEQVTLRSPAELADALPYVLGFQPDDSIVMIALHGARGRFGGRLRLGIPRVPEEWPEVCDQLAECLISGSERRGVRPDGVVLFLCQEPAEGESAQEAMERLRPLSQRLRIACGGLEVPVFEALCISGGRFWSYVCPDRRCCPPEGVPLALPGTSVMAAAATFAGVQVRGSLREMEARLAPLGAPRADGQERALDTAGADLVPRILDAGGSVAVRAQTLGLVGRMLDTFQAAPSVADACAADFRDDGLLDDQEAAAMIIGLQDRRTRDRVAGWMEEADADAALRLWRALARRCVGSYGEHAAAPLALAGWVAWSAGDELTARVALGRALRVDPDYLFARLLHQACNEGVHPKLLRQCLRREDSERSDPADRADRAVHAAVHAELERLGDLAAAEPRGVAGTPAETSMETAGPVESAEPAESAARAEAEELEEVEESGEAEGQGEREPARERPSGAAGPGGRSGSAGTSAPGGKRRPEGRPRTRRRTGGRGTRSRR; encoded by the coding sequence ATGACTCGACACAACGAAGCGGCCGGTCTGCCCGGCGAAGAGCAGGTCACCCTCCGCAGCCCGGCCGAGCTCGCCGATGCCCTGCCCTATGTCCTGGGCTTTCAGCCGGACGACAGCATCGTGATGATCGCGCTGCACGGCGCCCGCGGCCGGTTCGGCGGCAGGCTGAGGCTCGGCATTCCCCGGGTCCCGGAGGAGTGGCCCGAGGTCTGCGATCAGCTCGCCGAATGCCTGATCAGCGGCAGCGAGCGGCGGGGCGTGCGGCCGGACGGAGTCGTTCTGTTCCTGTGCCAGGAGCCGGCCGAGGGCGAGTCCGCGCAGGAGGCGATGGAGCGGCTGCGGCCCCTCTCTCAGCGGCTGCGCATCGCGTGCGGCGGGTTGGAGGTGCCGGTGTTCGAGGCGCTGTGCATCTCCGGCGGCCGGTTCTGGTCGTATGTCTGCCCCGACCGGCGCTGCTGTCCGCCGGAAGGCGTTCCGCTCGCCCTGCCCGGCACGTCGGTCATGGCCGCGGCGGCGACGTTCGCGGGAGTCCAGGTGCGCGGCTCGCTGCGCGAGATGGAGGCCAGGCTCGCCCCGCTCGGGGCGCCTCGGGCCGATGGGCAGGAGCGGGCGCTGGACACAGCGGGGGCCGATCTTGTGCCGAGGATTCTGGACGCCGGTGGCTCCGTGGCGGTGCGTGCGCAAACCCTCGGTCTGGTGGGCCGGATGCTGGACACGTTCCAGGCCGCGCCGTCGGTCGCCGACGCCTGTGCGGCCGATTTCCGCGATGACGGTCTGCTCGACGACCAGGAGGCGGCGGCGATGATCATCGGGCTGCAGGACCGGCGGACCCGGGACCGGGTGGCCGGCTGGATGGAGGAAGCGGACGCCGACGCGGCGCTGCGGCTGTGGCGGGCGCTGGCCCGACGCTGTGTCGGCTCCTACGGGGAGCATGCGGCGGCGCCGCTCGCCCTGGCGGGGTGGGTCGCCTGGTCGGCGGGTGATGAGCTCACGGCACGGGTGGCGCTCGGGCGTGCCCTGCGTGTTGATCCCGACTACCTCTTCGCGAGGTTGTTGCACCAGGCGTGCAATGAGGGGGTCCATCCGAAGCTGCTGCGTCAATGCCTGCGCCGGGAGGACTCCGAGCGCTCCGACCCGGCCGACCGCGCCGATCGTGCCGTGCACGCCGCGGTGCACGCGGAACTGGAGCGGCTCGGCGACTTGGCTGCCGCCGAGCCGCGGGGGGTGGCCGGAACTCCGGCCGAAACGAGCATGGAAACGGCCGGACCGGTCGAGTCGGCTGAGCCCGCCGAATCGGCCGCCCGCGCGGAAGCGGAGGAGTTGGAGGAAGTGGAGGAATCGGGGGAGGCGGAAGGCCAGGGTGAGCGGGAGCCGGCGCGGGAGCGGCCGAGCGGGGCGGCGGGGCCGGGCGGCAGGAGCGGCTCGGCAGGGACGAGCGCCCCGGGTGGCAAGCGCCGCCCGGAAGGGCGGCCGCGCACCCGCCGCCGCACCGGAGGCCGGGGCACGCGCAGCCGCCGCTGA
- a CDS encoding DUF485 domain-containing protein → MLNARDTGEARLEDPWYDALASGWGEADDTDGEPRRARPPSAQAVYTEVHGSAAFQEVRRRYRRFVLPVTAAFLIWYLAYVVAATTAPRLMARPVVGTLNVAMVAGLAQFATTFLLTWAYARHARLRRDRVALELRWVTQEMMRGHGR, encoded by the coding sequence ATGCTCAACGCGCGCGACACGGGAGAGGCGCGGCTGGAGGACCCGTGGTACGACGCGCTCGCGTCCGGCTGGGGTGAGGCGGACGACACGGACGGCGAACCCAGGCGCGCGCGTCCGCCCTCCGCCCAGGCGGTCTACACGGAGGTGCACGGCAGCGCCGCCTTCCAGGAGGTGCGCCGCCGCTATCGCCGGTTCGTGCTCCCGGTGACCGCCGCGTTCCTCATCTGGTACCTCGCGTATGTCGTCGCGGCCACCACCGCACCCCGACTGATGGCCCGCCCGGTCGTGGGCACGCTCAATGTGGCGATGGTCGCGGGGCTCGCGCAGTTCGCCACCACCTTCCTGCTGACCTGGGCGTACGCCCGGCACGCACGGCTGCGCCGGGACCGGGTCGCGCTCG
- a CDS encoding FadR/GntR family transcriptional regulator, producing the protein MLFTKDLKGFRGVADKGCVSTLAHTTMTAARPADSGLAGSGELDRYSYAEGPGAHRGSAPSSWDGTEAEIGRVGRRAAGNRGRGLHGQLVQQLGQMIVSGDLGADRPLVPEEIGQRFEVSRTVVRESLRVLEAKGLVSARPNVGTRVRPVSDWNLLDPDIIEWRAFGPQRDGQRRELCELRWTIEPLAARLAAGHGREEVQQRLGDMVEIMGHALAQGDALTFSRADAEFHALLLQVGGNRMLEHLAGIVAAALHVSGAPVSGCDRLTEAGVAHHRRIVEAVGEGDPAAAEAAMRQLLTVHPDLDHAEVGVPAPREH; encoded by the coding sequence GTGCTTTTCACCAAAGACCTCAAGGGCTTCCGAGGCGTCGCCGACAAAGGATGCGTGAGTACCCTTGCGCACACCACGATGACCGCGGCTCGCCCCGCCGACTCCGGCCTGGCCGGTTCGGGCGAGCTTGACCGCTACTCCTACGCCGAAGGCCCCGGCGCCCACCGCGGCAGCGCCCCCTCCTCCTGGGACGGAACCGAGGCGGAGATCGGCCGGGTGGGCCGGCGCGCGGCCGGCAACCGGGGCCGCGGGCTGCACGGCCAACTCGTTCAGCAGCTGGGCCAGATGATCGTCTCCGGTGACCTGGGCGCGGACCGTCCGCTCGTCCCCGAGGAGATCGGGCAGCGCTTCGAGGTCTCCCGCACCGTCGTACGGGAATCGCTGCGCGTCCTCGAGGCCAAGGGCCTGGTCAGCGCCCGCCCCAATGTGGGCACCCGGGTCCGCCCGGTCAGCGACTGGAACCTGCTCGATCCGGACATCATCGAGTGGCGCGCCTTCGGGCCGCAGCGCGACGGCCAGCGCCGTGAGCTGTGCGAGCTGCGCTGGACCATCGAGCCGCTGGCCGCCCGTCTCGCCGCCGGGCACGGCCGCGAGGAGGTGCAGCAGCGGCTCGGCGACATGGTCGAGATCATGGGCCATGCGCTGGCACAGGGTGACGCCCTCACCTTCTCCCGCGCCGACGCCGAGTTCCACGCGCTGCTGCTCCAGGTCGGCGGCAATCGGATGCTGGAGCACCTGGCGGGCATCGTCGCCGCCGCGCTCCATGTCTCCGGGGCCCCGGTCTCCGGCTGCGACCGCCTCACCGAGGCGGGGGTCGCCCATCACCGCAGGATCGTCGAGGCGGTCGGTGAGGGCGACCCCGCGGCGGCCGAGGCGGCGATGCGCCAGCTGCTGACCGTCCACCCGGATCTCGATCATGCCGAGGTCGGGGTGCCCGCGCCGCGCGAGCACTGA
- a CDS encoding RNA polymerase sigma factor, with protein sequence MSASTSRTLPPEIAESESVMALIERGKAEGQIAGDDVRRAFEADQIPPTQWKNVLRSLNQILDEEGVTLMVSAAEAPKRTRKSVAAKSPAKRTATKTVAAKTVTAKKAPAAPVAPTADPGAAPAGEAMAAPAKKAAAKKAAAKKTVAKKTTAAAKKTVAKKTTAKKDVTDELLEGEEVIEETPGKPGPEGAEAEPENAGFVLSDDDEDDAPAQQVAAAGATADPVKDYLKQIGKVPLLNAEQEVELAKRIEAGLFAEDKLANSDKLAPKLKRELEIIAEDGRRAKNHLLEANLRLVVSLAKRYTGRGMLFLDLIQEGNLGLIRAVEKFDYTKGYKFSTYATWWIRQAITRAMADQARTIRIPVHMVEVINKLARVQRQMLQDLGREPTPEELAKELDMTPEKVIEVQKYGREPISLHTPLGEDGDSEFGDLIEDSEAVVPADAVSFTLLQEQLHSVLDTLSEREAGVVSMRFGLTDGQPKTLDEIGKVYGVTRERIRQIESKTMSKLRHPSRSQVLRDYLD encoded by the coding sequence GTGTCGGCCAGCACATCCCGTACGCTCCCGCCGGAGATCGCCGAGTCGGAGTCTGTCATGGCGCTCATCGAGCGGGGAAAGGCTGAGGGGCAGATCGCCGGCGACGATGTGCGCCGGGCCTTCGAGGCTGACCAGATTCCGCCAACCCAGTGGAAGAACGTACTGCGCAGCCTCAACCAGATCCTCGACGAGGAGGGTGTGACGCTGATGGTCAGTGCCGCAGAAGCGCCCAAGCGCACCCGTAAGAGCGTCGCAGCGAAGAGCCCGGCGAAGCGCACCGCCACCAAGACTGTCGCGGCCAAGACGGTCACTGCCAAGAAGGCCCCCGCCGCCCCGGTCGCCCCCACCGCGGACCCGGGCGCTGCCCCGGCCGGTGAGGCCATGGCCGCACCCGCGAAGAAGGCCGCCGCGAAGAAGGCCGCGGCCAAGAAGACGGTCGCCAAGAAGACCACCGCCGCCGCGAAGAAGACGGTCGCGAAGAAGACCACGGCCAAGAAGGACGTCACCGACGAGCTCCTCGAGGGCGAGGAGGTCATCGAGGAGACACCGGGCAAGCCCGGCCCCGAGGGCGCTGAGGCCGAGCCGGAGAACGCGGGCTTCGTGCTCTCCGACGATGACGAGGACGACGCCCCGGCGCAGCAGGTCGCCGCGGCCGGTGCCACCGCCGACCCGGTCAAGGACTACCTCAAGCAGATCGGCAAGGTCCCGCTGCTCAACGCCGAGCAGGAGGTCGAGCTCGCCAAGCGCATCGAGGCCGGTCTGTTCGCCGAGGACAAGCTCGCCAACTCCGACAAGCTGGCCCCCAAGCTCAAGCGCGAGCTGGAGATCATCGCCGAGGACGGCCGCCGCGCCAAGAACCACCTCCTGGAGGCCAACCTCCGTCTGGTGGTCTCGCTGGCCAAGCGCTACACGGGCCGCGGCATGCTCTTCCTGGACCTCATCCAGGAGGGCAACCTCGGTCTGATCCGCGCGGTCGAGAAGTTCGACTACACCAAGGGCTACAAGTTCTCCACGTACGCCACCTGGTGGATCCGGCAGGCGATCACTCGCGCCATGGCCGACCAGGCCCGCACCATCCGTATCCCGGTGCACATGGTCGAGGTCATCAACAAGCTGGCGCGCGTCCAGCGCCAGATGCTCCAGGACCTGGGCCGTGAGCCCACCCCGGAGGAGCTGGCCAAGGAGCTCGACATGACCCCCGAGAAGGTCATCGAGGTCCAGAAGTACGGCCGTGAGCCGATCTCGCTGCACACCCCGCTGGGCGAGGACGGCGACAGCGAGTTCGGTGACCTCATCGAGGACTCCGAGGCGGTCGTCCCGGCCGACGCGGTCAGCTTCACCCTGCTGCAGGAGCAGCTGCACTCCGTGCTCGACACGCTCAGCGAGCGCGAGGCGGGCGTGGTCTCGATGCGCTTCGGCCTCACCGACGGTCAGCCGAAGACTCTCGACGAGATCGGCAAGGTCTACGGCGTGACGCGTGAGCGCATCCGCCAGATCGAGTCCAAGACGATGTCGAAGCTGCGCCACCCGTCCCGCTCCCAGGTTCTCCGCGACTACCTGGACTGA
- a CDS encoding S1 family peptidase produces the protein MPRSPRSLLIALAVPLAAALAIVLTAPAPATADRVVIGGHPARTVEAPWTVALASRALFGEKRSGQFCGGAVVGPTAVVTAAHCLSRGVLGKDWREVRDLKVIIGRNDLRKKDGVEYPPARVWVNPAYEGDNRAGDIAVLTLGVAVPAAYTIRMAGTGDQAYRPGERAAVYGWGDTEGDGTYASSLRTATVRVLADSVCESAYPGNAEGDYDPRSMVCAGLPDGGRDACQGDSGGPLVVRGRLVGLVSWGSGCAVAGRPGVYTRISSVADLVAAHG, from the coding sequence ATGCCCAGGTCGCCCCGCTCGCTCCTCATCGCCCTGGCGGTGCCGCTGGCCGCCGCGCTCGCGATAGTGCTCACCGCACCCGCCCCGGCGACGGCCGACCGGGTGGTGATCGGCGGGCATCCGGCCCGTACGGTCGAGGCGCCCTGGACGGTGGCCCTGGCCAGCCGTGCGCTCTTCGGGGAGAAGAGGTCGGGCCAGTTCTGCGGCGGGGCGGTGGTGGGCCCCACAGCGGTCGTCACGGCGGCCCACTGTCTGAGCCGTGGGGTGCTCGGCAAGGACTGGCGGGAGGTGCGGGACCTGAAGGTGATCATCGGCCGCAACGACCTGCGGAAGAAGGACGGGGTGGAGTACCCGCCCGCGCGGGTGTGGGTCAATCCGGCGTACGAGGGCGACAACCGGGCCGGGGACATCGCGGTGCTCACCCTGGGGGTCGCGGTGCCCGCGGCCTACACGATCCGCATGGCGGGCACCGGTGACCAGGCGTACCGGCCGGGTGAACGGGCCGCGGTGTACGGCTGGGGCGATACGGAGGGCGATGGCACCTATGCCTCGTCGCTGCGCACCGCGACGGTCCGGGTGCTGGCCGACAGCGTCTGTGAGAGCGCCTACCCGGGCAATGCCGAGGGGGACTACGACCCGCGCTCCATGGTCTGCGCGGGGCTGCCGGACGGGGGCCGGGACGCCTGTCAGGGGGACAGCGGCGGGCCTTTGGTGGTCCGGGGGCGGCTGGTGGGCCTGGTGTCCTGGGGGAGTGGATGCGCCGTGGCGGGGCGGCCCGGCGTCTACACGAGGATCTCCTCGGTGGCCGATCTGGTGGCCGCCCATGGCTGA
- a CDS encoding NUDIX hydrolase, which produces MPYDPSAFPAFAVTVDLVVLTVRRHSLCALAVRRGESPFKGRWALPGGFVRPDEDLAVAAARELAEETGLLAHDPTLPVPPNAAHLEQLATYGDPKRDPRMRVVSVAHLALAPDLPAPRAGGDAHSVRWAPVESLLDQEGAFGRDSDLAAPLAFDHARILADGVERARSKIEYSSLATAFCPQEFTVGELRRVYEAVWGVALDPRNFHRKVTGTPGFLVPTGGTTTRQGGRPAQLFRAGGATLLNPPMLRPEV; this is translated from the coding sequence ATGCCCTACGACCCGTCGGCTTTCCCGGCATTCGCCGTCACCGTTGATCTGGTCGTGCTCACCGTGCGGCGGCATTCGCTGTGTGCGCTGGCCGTTCGCCGCGGGGAGTCGCCCTTCAAGGGGCGGTGGGCGCTGCCCGGCGGTTTCGTGCGGCCCGATGAGGATCTCGCCGTCGCCGCTGCCAGGGAGTTGGCCGAGGAGACCGGGCTGCTCGCCCATGACCCCACGCTTCCGGTTCCGCCGAACGCGGCCCACCTCGAGCAGCTCGCCACCTACGGCGATCCGAAGCGGGACCCCCGGATGCGCGTGGTCAGCGTGGCGCATCTCGCGCTGGCGCCCGATCTGCCCGCTCCCCGGGCTGGGGGCGACGCGCACAGCGTGCGCTGGGCGCCGGTCGAGTCGCTGCTCGACCAGGAGGGGGCCTTCGGGCGGGACAGCGATCTGGCCGCCCCGCTCGCCTTCGATCATGCCCGCATCCTCGCGGACGGGGTCGAGCGCGCCCGCTCCAAGATCGAGTACTCCTCGCTGGCCACCGCCTTCTGCCCGCAGGAGTTCACGGTCGGCGAGCTGCGCCGGGTGTACGAGGCGGTATGGGGTGTGGCCCTGGATCCGCGTAACTTCCACCGCAAGGTCACCGGCACTCCGGGTTTCCTGGTGCCCACCGGTGGTACGACGACCCGTCAGGGCGGCCGTCCCGCCCAGCTGTTCCGGGCCGGAGGGGCGACGCTGCTCAATCCGCCCATGCTTCGCCCCGAGGTGTGA
- a CDS encoding ATP-binding cassette domain-containing protein, with amino-acid sequence MIQATGLTSTPRRNQPPVVDDLTFEAPAGRVTALLGGPGAGKTTALRLLLQLDRGHGSAFFRGRPLHRIRRPAHEVGVLLEDVPGHPGRTVRGHLRMLGAAAGVAAARADVVLDVVGLTDLADERLGDLSTGAERRLGIATALLGDPHTLVLDEPARGLSTRETAWLYGLLRQFAAQGGAVLVATEDAEGVIRLADQVLTLESGRLVADQPVDEFARTRLRPRVVVHSPLVGRLAAVLEEEVEAARQLAEAQAAEEARAAAGLAAKSGVAPADTAQPDVADGGDVVKAESPGPKTRKRAIWRKVRMAQSAYRGSAAAEAKKATVEAAVSGRTGGDKAASGKTASDEANKADAANPADKAAPAPAPAPAPAPAPAPAPASAPIPAPAADTQAVGAEAVHARAGAGTRVAVGAGMGVGAEPEEEPVAAPADPFSVVRDDDTHISVYGLSPASVGETAYRHGIVVHRLVEETADLGPGTPAAARARAPEAPPLRLLPKLRFPGPAWPMRYEVRRATGVRTGWLIGVASVVASLLASVLLARAGGTGELHRLTGWPADLPLPPVAIAAGLLGALAFGDEFRFPALAATRDAVPRRLGLLAAKFAVCAAGAVLLSLGVIVLDSAALLLLVGGNAVPLPGDWPALVVGVFGLTIGSSWAGLLAAGVFRSTALGLATLLAVPILAVPVVQRAAQDPSLRSLVMLPHRLRAATLDRSPSMIDRGLAVALRLASQPVGQALMLSVAVLLCAYALTGLRGKSTRQ; translated from the coding sequence ATGATCCAGGCCACCGGACTGACCAGCACCCCCCGCCGCAACCAACCGCCCGTTGTCGACGACCTCACCTTCGAGGCCCCGGCGGGCCGGGTCACCGCACTGCTCGGCGGCCCCGGCGCGGGCAAGACCACCGCCCTGCGGCTTCTGCTGCAGCTCGACCGGGGCCATGGCTCCGCCTTCTTCCGGGGCCGCCCCCTGCACCGCATCCGGCGCCCGGCTCATGAGGTCGGCGTTCTCCTCGAGGACGTCCCGGGCCACCCGGGCCGCACCGTGCGGGGGCATCTGAGGATGCTCGGTGCCGCGGCCGGGGTGGCTGCCGCACGCGCCGATGTCGTGCTCGATGTGGTCGGCCTGACCGATCTGGCGGACGAGCGTCTCGGTGATCTGTCCACCGGGGCGGAGCGTCGCCTCGGGATCGCCACCGCGCTGCTCGGGGACCCGCACACCCTGGTCCTCGACGAGCCCGCCCGGGGCCTGTCCACCCGGGAGACCGCCTGGCTCTACGGGCTGCTGCGCCAATTCGCCGCCCAGGGCGGCGCCGTCCTCGTCGCCACCGAGGACGCCGAGGGCGTGATCCGCCTCGCGGATCAGGTGCTCACGCTGGAATCGGGGCGGCTGGTGGCCGATCAGCCGGTGGACGAGTTCGCCCGCACCCGGCTGCGCCCCCGTGTCGTCGTCCATTCGCCGCTCGTCGGCCGCCTCGCCGCCGTCCTGGAGGAGGAGGTAGAGGCCGCCCGGCAGTTGGCCGAGGCCCAGGCGGCGGAGGAGGCCCGGGCGGCGGCCGGGCTCGCGGCCAAGTCCGGGGTTGCCCCGGCCGACACGGCCCAGCCCGACGTGGCCGACGGGGGCGACGTCGTCAAGGCCGAGAGCCCCGGGCCCAAGACCAGGAAGAGGGCGATCTGGCGCAAGGTCAGGATGGCCCAGTCCGCCTACCGGGGCTCCGCCGCGGCCGAGGCGAAGAAGGCCACCGTGGAAGCCGCGGTCAGCGGCAGGACGGGCGGCGACAAGGCGGCCAGCGGCAAGACGGCCAGCGACGAGGCGAACAAGGCCGACGCGGCAAACCCGGCGGACAAGGCCGCCCCCGCTCCCGCTCCCGCTCCCGCTCCCGCTCCCGCCCCCGCTCCCGCTCCCGCCTCTGCCCCCATCCCCGCCCCCGCTGCCGACACCCAAGCGGTCGGCGCCGAAGCGGTCCACGCGCGGGCCGGGGCCGGGACCCGGGTCGCCGTCGGGGCCGGGATGGGAGTGGGGGCCGAGCCCGAGGAGGAGCCGGTCGCCGCGCCCGCCGACCCGTTCTCCGTGGTGCGTGACGACGACACCCACATCTCCGTCTACGGCCTGTCCCCCGCATCGGTCGGGGAGACCGCCTACCGCCACGGCATCGTGGTCCACCGGCTGGTCGAGGAGACCGCCGATCTGGGCCCGGGGACTCCCGCGGCCGCCCGCGCACGCGCCCCCGAGGCACCCCCGCTGCGGCTGCTCCCCAAGCTCCGCTTCCCCGGCCCCGCCTGGCCGATGCGCTACGAGGTGCGCCGCGCCACCGGCGTGCGGACCGGCTGGCTGATCGGTGTCGCCTCCGTCGTGGCCTCGCTCCTCGCCTCCGTGCTGCTCGCCCGTGCCGGTGGCACCGGGGAACTGCACCGGCTCACCGGCTGGCCCGCCGACCTCCCGCTGCCTCCCGTCGCCATCGCGGCCGGTCTCCTGGGCGCCCTCGCCTTCGGCGACGAGTTCCGCTTTCCGGCACTGGCCGCGACCCGGGACGCCGTGCCCCGCCGACTCGGGCTGCTGGCCGCCAAATTCGCGGTCTGCGCGGCCGGTGCCGTCCTGCTGTCGCTCGGCGTCATCGTGCTCGACAGCGCGGCGCTCCTGCTGCTCGTGGGCGGCAACGCGGTGCCGCTGCCGGGCGACTGGCCCGCTCTGGTGGTCGGCGTCTTCGGCCTGACCATCGGCTCGTCGTGGGCCGGGCTGCTCGCCGCCGGAGTCTTCCGTTCCACCGCGCTCGGGCTGGCTACCCTGCTCGCCGTGCCGATCCTCGCGGTGCCCGTCGTCCAGCGCGCGGCGCAGGACCCGTCGCTGCGTTCGCTGGTCATGCTGCCGCACCGGCTGCGCGCGGCGACGCTGGACCGGTCGCCCTCCATGATCGACCGAGGGCTGGCGGTCGCGCTGCGGCTCGCGTCCCAACCGGTCGGACAGGCGCTGATGTTGTCGGTGGCCGTCCTGTTGTGCGCCTACGCCCTCACCGGTCTGCGCGGCAAGAGCACCCGCCAGTAG
- a CDS encoding DNA gyrase/topoisomerase IV subunit B, with protein MTADTSVPSTALLTGADRGGGNYTARHLLVLEGLEAVRKRPGMYIGSTDSRGLMHCLWEIIDNSVDEALGGFCDHIEVILHDDGSVEVRDNGRGIPVDVEPKTGLSGVEVVMTKLHAGGKFGGGAYAASGGLHGVGASVVNALSARLDVEVDLHGKTHAISFRRGVPGIFTESGPDAPFDPSSGVLKGKRVPKTRTGTRIRYWADRQIFLKDAKLSVETLYARARQTAFLVPGLTLVVRDERGLDGQEGPVEETFRYDGGISEFCEYLAQDKAVCDVLRLSGQGTFKETVPVLDERGHMTPTEVTRDLGVDIALRWGTGYDATVKSFVNIIATPKGGTHVSGFERSIARTVNEALRATKLLRVAEDDVVKDDAMEGLTAVVTVRLAEPQFEGQTKEVLGTSAASRIVANVVAKELKAFLTSSKRDAKQQARAVLEKVVAAARTRIAARQHKEAQRRKTALESSSLPAKLADCRSDDVGRSELFIVEGDSALGTAKLARNSEFQALLPIRGKILNVQKSSVSDMLKNAECGAIIQVIGAGSGRTFDIDQARYGKVIFLADADVDGAHIRCLLLTLFQRYMRPMVEQGRVFSAVPPLHRVELVNPKRGQSKYLYTYSDQELQETLLDLQRREVRYKDGIQRYKGLGEMDADQLAETTMDPRHRTLRRINISDLEAAERAFDLLMGNEVAPRKEFITNSAATLDRSRIDV; from the coding sequence GTGACCGCCGACACGTCCGTGCCGTCCACTGCGCTGCTGACCGGAGCAGACCGGGGCGGCGGTAACTACACCGCGCGGCACCTTCTCGTCCTCGAGGGGCTCGAGGCGGTGCGCAAGCGCCCCGGCATGTACATCGGCTCCACCGACAGCCGTGGCCTCATGCACTGCCTCTGGGAGATCATCGACAACTCGGTGGACGAGGCCCTGGGCGGCTTCTGCGATCACATCGAGGTGATCCTCCACGACGACGGATCCGTGGAGGTGCGGGACAACGGCCGGGGGATCCCGGTGGACGTCGAGCCCAAGACGGGGCTGTCCGGCGTCGAGGTCGTGATGACCAAGCTGCACGCCGGCGGAAAGTTCGGCGGCGGCGCGTACGCGGCCTCCGGCGGTCTGCACGGCGTCGGCGCCTCCGTGGTGAACGCGCTGTCCGCCCGTCTCGACGTGGAGGTGGACCTCCACGGCAAGACCCACGCGATCAGCTTCCGCCGCGGTGTCCCCGGGATCTTCACCGAATCCGGGCCGGACGCCCCGTTCGACCCGTCCAGCGGTGTCCTCAAGGGCAAGAGGGTGCCCAAGACCCGCACCGGCACCCGCATCCGCTACTGGGCGGACCGCCAGATCTTCCTCAAGGACGCCAAGCTCTCCGTGGAGACGCTGTACGCCCGCGCCCGGCAGACCGCGTTCCTGGTGCCGGGGCTCACCCTGGTGGTGCGGGACGAGCGGGGCCTGGACGGGCAGGAGGGGCCGGTCGAGGAGACCTTCCGCTACGACGGGGGGATCAGTGAGTTCTGTGAGTACCTCGCGCAGGACAAGGCCGTCTGCGATGTGCTGCGGCTGTCCGGGCAGGGCACCTTCAAGGAGACCGTGCCGGTCCTCGACGAGCGCGGCCACATGACCCCGACCGAGGTCACCCGCGACCTGGGCGTCGACATCGCGCTGCGCTGGGGCACCGGCTACGACGCGACGGTCAAGTCCTTCGTCAACATCATCGCCACCCCCAAGGGCGGCACCCATGTCTCGGGCTTCGAGCGCTCGATCGCCAGGACGGTGAACGAGGCGCTGCGCGCCACCAAGCTGCTGCGGGTCGCCGAGGACGACGTCGTCAAGGACGACGCCATGGAGGGCCTGACGGCGGTGGTGACCGTAAGGCTGGCGGAACCGCAGTTCGAGGGCCAGACCAAGGAGGTGCTTGGCACCTCGGCGGCCTCCCGCATCGTGGCCAATGTGGTCGCCAAGGAGCTCAAGGCGTTCCTGACCTCCTCGAAGCGGGATGCCAAGCAGCAGGCCCGCGCCGTCCTGGAGAAGGTCGTGGCCGCGGCCCGTACGCGTATCGCGGCCCGCCAGCACAAGGAGGCGCAGCGCCGTAAGACCGCGCTGGAGTCCTCCTCGCTGCCCGCGAAGCTGGCCGACTGCCGCAGCGACGACGTCGGCCGCAGCGAGCTGTTCATCGTCGAGGGGGACTCGGCGCTGGGTACGGCCAAGCTGGCCCGGAACTCCGAGTTCCAGGCGCTGCTGCCGATCCGGGGCAAGATCCTCAACGTGCAGAAGTCGTCGGTCTCCGACATGCTCAAGAACGCCGAGTGCGGCGCGATCATCCAGGTGATAGGGGCCGGGTCGGGCCGGACCTTCGACATCGACCAGGCGCGCTACGGCAAGGTGATCTTCCTCGCCGACGCCGATGTCGACGGCGCCCACATCCGCTGTCTGCTGCTGACCCTCTTCCAGCGCTATATGCGGCCGATGGTCGAGCAGGGGCGGGTCTTCTCGGCGGTGCCGCCGCTGCACCGGGTGGAGCTGGTGAACCCCAAGCGGGGGCAGAGCAAGTACCTCTACACCTATTCCGACCAGGAGCTCCAGGAGACCCTGCTGGACCTCCAGCGCCGGGAGGTCCGCTACAAGGACGGCATCCAGCGCTACAAGGGTCTCGGTGAGATGGACGCCGACCAGCTCGCGGAGACCACGATGGACCCGCGCCACCGCACCCTGCGGCGCATCAACATCAGCGATCTGGAGGCCGCCGAGCGCGCCTTCGACCTGCTCATGGGCAATGAGGTCGCGCCCCGTAAGGAGTTCATCACCAACTCGGCGGCGACCCTGGACCGGTCGCGCATCGACGTCTGA